Proteins encoded by one window of Clostridium bornimense:
- the rfbA gene encoding glucose-1-phosphate thymidylyltransferase RfbA — translation MKGIILAGGSGTRLYPVTKAISKQLVPIYDKPMIYYPMSVLMLAGIKDILIISTERDLPLFKQLFGNGSQYGLNIEYALQEKPNGLAEAFIIGEEFIGDDNVAMILGDNIFWGQSFSKHLQKAASLEKGAEIFGYYVQDPRAFGVVEFDENDTVISLEEKPENPKSHYAVPGLYFYDNSVVKKAKSLKPSPRGELEITDLNKVYMEEKTLKVNCFGRGMAWLDTGTHESMLKASNFVEAVQSTQGTYIASLEEIAYRNGWISKEELLVLAEPLMKTNYGKYLKSISEE, via the coding sequence ATGAAAGGTATTATATTAGCGGGGGGGTCAGGAACTAGATTATACCCTGTTACAAAAGCGATATCAAAACAATTAGTTCCTATTTATGATAAACCAATGATTTATTATCCAATGTCTGTACTTATGTTAGCAGGAATAAAGGATATATTAATCATATCTACTGAAAGAGATTTACCATTATTTAAGCAATTATTTGGAAATGGCAGTCAATATGGATTAAATATAGAATATGCTCTTCAAGAAAAACCAAACGGATTAGCAGAAGCATTTATAATAGGTGAAGAATTTATTGGTGATGATAATGTTGCTATGATTTTAGGGGATAATATCTTCTGGGGACAAAGTTTTTCTAAGCATTTACAAAAAGCTGCATCATTAGAGAAGGGTGCTGAGATATTTGGATATTATGTTCAAGATCCTAGGGCTTTTGGTGTTGTAGAGTTTGATGAAAATGATACTGTTATTTCTTTAGAAGAGAAACCAGAAAATCCGAAGTCACACTATGCTGTGCCAGGATTATATTTCTATGATAATTCTGTTGTTAAAAAAGCTAAATCACTAAAGCCATCACCAAGAGGTGAACTTGAGATTACTGATTTAAATAAAGTTTATATGGAAGAGAAGACTCTAAAAGTTAACTGTTTCGGTAGAGGAATGGCTTGGCTTGATACAGGTACTCATGAGTCAATGCTTAAGGCATCAAACTTTGTAGAAGCAGTTCAAAGTACTCAAGGAACATATATTGCTTCCCTTGAAGAAATTGCATATAGAAATGGATGGATAAGCAAAGAAGAATTATTAGTTCTTGCAGAGCCATTGATGAAAACTAATTATGGTAAGTATTTAAAAAGTATATCAGAAGAGTAA
- the cdaA gene encoding diadenylate cyclase CdaA, with the protein MDFLKMVIRIITDINLIDIIDILVVSYIFYKIYTLINQTRAIQLLKGLALVFVLIPISSFLNLTLLNWILNKTITIGVLSIVIIFQPEIRSALERLGRGKLLDKGFFYDDGVNKEVMSELLKAVENMSNSKTGALIVLERNTGLKDITETGVKINADVKSALLETIFFENTALHDGAVIIKENKIDSAGCFLPLSKIDIISKSIGTRHRAAIGISEVSDAIAIVVSEETGIISLTFNGKLTRGYSIESLEKSLIKFMDKSKKVRKDEIRRKVGKWIGIKEKKD; encoded by the coding sequence GTGGATTTTTTAAAAATGGTTATAAGAATTATAACTGATATAAATTTAATAGATATAATAGATATATTAGTAGTTTCATATATATTCTATAAAATTTATACATTGATAAATCAAACTAGAGCAATACAGTTATTAAAAGGATTAGCGTTAGTATTTGTCTTAATACCTATTAGTAGCTTTCTAAATTTAACTTTGTTAAATTGGATATTAAACAAGACAATAACTATTGGTGTTTTGTCAATTGTTATAATTTTTCAACCTGAAATAAGAAGTGCTTTAGAACGTCTAGGAAGAGGAAAATTATTAGATAAAGGATTTTTTTACGATGATGGTGTAAATAAAGAAGTTATGTCAGAATTATTAAAAGCCGTTGAAAATATGTCTAATAGTAAAACAGGTGCGTTAATAGTTTTAGAAAGAAATACTGGATTAAAAGATATTACTGAAACTGGAGTTAAAATAAATGCCGATGTAAAGAGTGCTTTATTAGAAACTATATTTTTTGAAAATACTGCTCTTCATGATGGAGCAGTTATAATAAAAGAGAATAAAATAGATTCGGCAGGATGCTTTTTACCTTTAAGTAAAATAGATATTATAAGTAAATCCATTGGAACACGACATAGGGCAGCTATTGGTATTAGTGAAGTATCGGATGCTATTGCTATAGTAGTATCTGAGGAGACTGGAATAATATCATTAACTTTTAATGGAAAGTTAACTAGAGGTTATTCAATAGAATCTTTGGAAAAAAGTTTGATTAAATTTATGGATAAAAGTAAAAAGGTAAGAAAAGATGAAATCAGAAGGAAGGTGGGAAAATGGATAGGGATAAAAGAAAAGAAGGATTAA
- a CDS encoding cell wall hydrolase has translation MKKLILWTKIFVICILVLNTFASKGNIVKAEPLDTESDSVSVFNNDGNSIYIDKSDIELMARVVYGESRGEPYEGKVAVASVILNRVKSGKYPPSVKDVITQENAFSCVSNGTISVTPNEACYDAVYDALKGNDPTGNALFFYNPSISTCSWMENIIKKNATSIGNHVFFSI, from the coding sequence ATGAAAAAACTTATTCTGTGGACTAAAATTTTTGTAATTTGTATATTAGTCCTCAATACTTTTGCATCTAAAGGCAATATAGTCAAAGCTGAACCTCTCGATACTGAATCAGACTCTGTTTCAGTATTTAATAACGACGGTAATTCAATCTACATAGATAAAAGTGACATAGAATTGATGGCTAGAGTAGTTTATGGAGAAAGCCGTGGTGAACCTTATGAAGGTAAAGTTGCTGTTGCTTCTGTAATTTTAAATAGAGTTAAAAGTGGAAAATATCCACCAAGTGTAAAAGATGTTATTACACAAGAAAATGCATTCTCTTGTGTATCTAATGGTACAATAAGCGTTACACCTAATGAGGCTTGCTATGATGCAGTCTATGATGCATTAAAAGGCAACGATCCCACTGGTAATGCACTATTCTTTTACAACCCAAGCATTTCCACTTGTTCTTGGATGGAAAATATAATTAAGAAAAATGCAACCAGTATAGGTAATCACGTTTTCTTTTCTATTTAG
- the glmM gene encoding phosphoglucosamine mutase, which produces MSRMFGTDGVRGVANTELTPELAFKLGRAGAYVLTEGTHKPKILVGMDTRISGQMLECALVSGILSVGAEAVCVGVVPTPAIAYLTRKYNADAGVMISASHNPVEYNGIKFFDSKGYKLKDEIEDRIQYVIENNLEEVPSPVSGDVGRKIEDETAIEQYVKYIKNTVNITLDGLKVALDCANGAAYKAAVKAFRELKAEVYVINDNPDGVNINKKCGSTHMEELMDYVVKKGCDLGLAFDGDADRCLAVDNEGNLVDGDKIMAVFAKYLKSKGKLVENTLVTTVMSNMGLFLGLDKEEIKTAKTKVGDRYVLEEMIKRGYNLGGEQSGHIIFLDYNTTGDGLLTAVKLCEIIKENNKTLKELSNIVTSLPQVLENAVIPNDKKNIYLVDEEIASEIKRIEKILDGKGRVLIRPSGTEPLVRVMLEGEDQDEINSLAKSLAELIYKKANA; this is translated from the coding sequence ATGAGTAGGATGTTTGGGACAGATGGAGTAAGGGGAGTAGCTAATACAGAACTTACACCAGAATTAGCTTTTAAGCTTGGAAGAGCCGGAGCATACGTTTTAACAGAAGGAACTCATAAACCCAAAATTCTAGTAGGGATGGATACAAGAATTTCAGGACAAATGTTAGAATGTGCATTAGTTTCTGGAATACTATCAGTTGGTGCAGAAGCTGTATGCGTAGGAGTTGTGCCAACACCAGCAATTGCGTATTTAACAAGAAAATACAATGCAGATGCCGGAGTAATGATTTCAGCATCACATAATCCTGTTGAGTATAATGGAATTAAGTTTTTTGATAGTAAAGGATACAAACTAAAAGATGAAATAGAAGATAGAATTCAATATGTTATTGAAAATAATTTAGAAGAAGTTCCGTCGCCTGTTTCAGGAGATGTTGGAAGAAAGATAGAAGATGAGACTGCTATAGAACAGTATGTAAAATATATAAAAAATACAGTTAATATTACATTAGATGGACTAAAGGTGGCTTTAGACTGTGCTAATGGAGCTGCGTATAAAGCTGCAGTTAAAGCTTTTAGAGAATTAAAGGCAGAAGTATATGTTATAAATGATAATCCTGATGGTGTTAATATAAACAAGAAATGTGGATCTACACATATGGAAGAATTGATGGATTATGTAGTGAAAAAAGGTTGTGATTTAGGGTTAGCTTTTGATGGTGATGCTGATAGATGTTTAGCTGTAGATAATGAAGGCAATTTAGTGGATGGAGACAAGATTATGGCTGTATTTGCTAAATATCTTAAATCAAAAGGAAAATTAGTTGAAAATACTTTAGTAACTACTGTAATGAGTAATATGGGACTTTTCTTAGGATTAGACAAAGAAGAGATTAAGACTGCGAAGACTAAAGTTGGAGATAGATATGTTCTTGAAGAAATGATAAAAAGAGGATATAATTTAGGCGGAGAGCAATCAGGACATATTATTTTCTTAGATTATAACACTACCGGTGACGGGTTATTAACAGCAGTTAAGTTATGTGAAATAATTAAGGAGAATAACAAGACATTAAAGGAACTATCAAATATAGTTACTTCATTACCACAAGTTCTTGAAAATGCTGTTATACCAAATGACAAAAAAAATATTTACTTAGTTGATGAAGAAATTGCATCAGAGATAAAGAGAATAGAAAAGATATTAGATGGAAAAGGTAGAGTACTTATAAGACCTTCTGGTACAGAACCATTAGTAAGAGTTATGCTTGAAGGTGAGGATCAAGATGAAATTAATAGTTTAGCTAAGTCTTTGGCGGAATTGATATATAAAAAGGCAAATGCTTAG
- the ptb gene encoding phosphate butyryltransferase produces the protein MINSFDEIIAKVKSKSLRKLSVAVAQDEPVLQAVKEAKENGIADAILVGDKDEIEKVANTINMDLSGFEVVDIKDIHEATLKAVEIVSSGKADMLMKGLVDTKTFLKCVLNKEVGLRTGNLMSHVAIFETEKFDRLLFLTDVAFNVFPTLEDKVKIINNAAKVAHAIGIEEPKVAAVCAVEVVNKNMPNTIEANALAEMYKEGKFEGCIVDGPFALDNAISEEAAHHKGVTGPVAGKADILLLPNIEAGNIMYKTLTYTTDSKNGCILVGTSAPVVLTSRADSSETKMYSIALASLVSSHGKEN, from the coding sequence ATGATTAACAGTTTTGATGAAATAATTGCAAAGGTTAAGAGTAAAAGTTTAAGAAAGCTTTCTGTAGCAGTAGCACAAGATGAGCCAGTATTACAAGCTGTAAAAGAAGCAAAGGAAAATGGGATAGCTGATGCAATATTAGTAGGGGATAAAGATGAAATAGAAAAGGTAGCAAATACTATAAATATGGATTTAAGTGGATTTGAGGTTGTGGATATTAAAGATATTCATGAAGCTACATTAAAAGCTGTAGAAATAGTTTCATCAGGTAAAGCTGATATGCTTATGAAAGGATTAGTTGATACTAAAACATTCTTAAAGTGTGTGTTAAATAAAGAAGTTGGTCTTAGAACAGGAAATCTTATGTCACATGTAGCTATATTTGAAACAGAAAAATTTGATAGACTATTATTTTTAACAGATGTTGCATTTAATGTATTTCCTACATTAGAAGATAAAGTTAAGATAATAAATAATGCAGCTAAGGTTGCTCATGCTATTGGAATTGAGGAACCAAAGGTTGCAGCGGTGTGTGCTGTAGAGGTTGTAAATAAAAATATGCCTAATACAATAGAAGCTAATGCATTAGCTGAAATGTATAAAGAAGGAAAGTTTGAAGGATGTATAGTAGATGGACCATTTGCATTAGATAATGCTATATCCGAAGAAGCAGCACATCATAAAGGCGTAACAGGACCAGTAGCAGGAAAAGCAGATATATTACTTTTACCTAATATAGAAGCTGGTAATATAATGTATAAAACATTAACATATACTACAGACAGTAAAAATGGATGTATTTTAGTTGGAACATCTGCACCAGTAGTATTAACATCAAGAGCAGATAGTTCAGAAACAAAAATGTATTCTATTGCGTTAGCATCATTAGTATCAAGTCATGGGAAAGAAAATTAA
- a CDS encoding CdaR family protein codes for MDRDKRKEGLIKLGCILVSFFLWIMVSSSNDPIKTTAVKNVKVKVVEGDALKNASLVMLSNNEFYVDVTIRGASTDVYSVKASDFSLQVDLNKNSLKAGNNRLPIEIKKKPENVAIQKQDNLYIDLNLDSIITKKFSVVLNIEGTGNKEGKILNEPYFDVSEVTVKGPSTIVNTINKVEAVGKYKDITEGGKNTLNIIALDKNNNEVKGIDMDPKQGNVTLTYSKIKSVPIKINTLNNPQDNIRIDNISTNVNEVSISGDEDVLNSIYSINTENIDLSNIKKDTTVQAKLNIPNGVFLVSNNNKISVDVDVTVMIEKEVKATVTAINTSEEFEYQYEPKEVTVKLYGEESKISSINTLIANVDFQNANEDTTELEMVIEPIDGVEITYVDTNKCKVTIKKKESGGQ; via the coding sequence ATGGATAGGGATAAAAGAAAAGAAGGATTAATAAAGTTAGGATGTATATTAGTTTCATTTTTTTTATGGATAATGGTATCTAGTTCTAATGATCCTATAAAAACTACAGCAGTTAAAAATGTTAAAGTTAAAGTAGTAGAAGGAGATGCACTTAAGAATGCATCTTTAGTAATGTTATCAAATAATGAGTTTTATGTTGATGTAACAATAAGGGGAGCATCTACAGATGTATATTCTGTAAAAGCTAGTGATTTTAGTCTACAGGTAGATTTAAATAAAAATTCTTTAAAAGCGGGAAATAATAGATTACCTATAGAGATTAAAAAGAAACCGGAAAATGTAGCCATACAGAAACAAGATAATCTTTATATAGATTTAAATTTAGATTCTATAATTACGAAGAAATTCTCTGTAGTCTTAAATATTGAAGGGACGGGAAATAAAGAAGGTAAGATATTAAATGAACCATACTTTGATGTATCAGAAGTTACTGTTAAAGGGCCATCGACAATAGTAAATACTATTAATAAAGTAGAGGCAGTTGGTAAATATAAAGATATAACTGAAGGAGGTAAAAATACATTAAATATTATTGCTTTAGATAAGAATAATAATGAAGTTAAGGGTATAGATATGGATCCTAAACAAGGAAATGTGACATTAACTTATAGTAAGATAAAGAGCGTTCCTATTAAAATTAATACATTGAATAATCCACAGGATAATATTAGGATAGATAACATATCTACAAATGTAAATGAAGTGTCTATTTCTGGCGATGAGGATGTATTGAATTCTATATATAGTATAAATACGGAAAATATAGATTTATCCAATATAAAGAAAGATACTACAGTTCAAGCGAAGTTAAATATACCTAATGGTGTATTTTTAGTAAGTAACAATAATAAAATTTCAGTAGATGTAGATGTAACAGTAATGATAGAAAAAGAGGTAAAAGCTACGGTTACAGCTATAAATACTAGTGAAGAATTTGAATATCAATATGAGCCAAAGGAAGTTACTGTAAAACTTTATGGAGAAGAAAGTAAAATATCTTCTATAAATACATTGATAGCTAATGTTGATTTTCAAAATGCAAATGAAGATACAACAGAATTAGAGATGGTCATTGAACCAATTGACGGAGTAGAAATAACATATGTTGATACAAATAAGTGTAAAGTAACTATAAAGAAAAAGGAAAGTGGAGGACAATAA
- a CDS encoding NAD(P)/FAD-dependent oxidoreductase: MSIVVNNIVLNIEESKDILKSKVAKKIRVKEKDIKSLKILRESLDARKKSSLKFIYAIEVYCANEEKIVARIKSNDVKLINDNNKEEFKYGDKILNSRPVVIGMGPAGLFAALTLASNGYNPIVIERGEDVDSRTKAVNNFWINRKLDTNSNVQFGEGGAGAFSDGKLTTRIKDTRIDYILNEFVKSGAPKEILYLAKPHIGTDILKDVVKNIRNKIIELGGEVRFNSKLEDISIVNGKIKSIIVNGDEIKCDNLILAIGHSARDTYEMLFNKGVQMNTKPFAIGVRVEHPQSMINESQYGEIYANHPRLKAAEYKLTYKTKDNRGVYSFCMCPGGVVVAASSEEERLVVNGMSYHARDKENANSAVVVTVSEKDFGSHPLDGMKFQRHYESLAFKLGGGNYDAPIQTIGDFIDDRVSEKLGEVHPSITTGFKFKPLKDALPNYVVGSIKEAMTDFDKKIRGYGRKDAIFTGIETRTSAPLRIERNELLQSKNVQGIYPCGEGAGYAGGIMSAAVDGIKCAESIMKEYKAR, encoded by the coding sequence ATGTCAATCGTAGTAAATAATATAGTTTTAAATATTGAAGAATCCAAGGATATATTAAAGAGTAAAGTAGCAAAAAAGATAAGAGTGAAAGAAAAGGATATAAAGTCATTAAAAATTTTAAGAGAATCTTTAGATGCAAGAAAGAAATCCAGTCTTAAATTCATTTATGCTATAGAAGTTTATTGTGCAAATGAAGAAAAGATAGTAGCTAGAATAAAAAGTAACGATGTTAAGTTAATCAATGATAATAATAAAGAAGAATTTAAGTATGGTGATAAAATCTTAAATTCTAGACCTGTTGTTATTGGTATGGGGCCAGCAGGATTATTTGCAGCATTAACTTTAGCGAGTAATGGATATAATCCTATAGTGATAGAACGTGGAGAGGATGTAGACAGTAGAACGAAAGCTGTAAATAATTTTTGGATTAATAGAAAATTAGATACTAACTCTAATGTTCAATTCGGAGAGGGAGGAGCAGGAGCTTTTTCAGATGGAAAGCTTACTACGAGAATTAAGGATACAAGAATAGATTATATTTTGAATGAGTTTGTGAAATCTGGAGCTCCCAAAGAGATTTTATATTTGGCAAAGCCGCATATTGGAACAGATATATTAAAAGATGTAGTAAAAAATATTAGAAATAAGATAATAGAATTAGGTGGAGAAGTTAGATTTAATTCTAAGTTAGAAGATATAAGTATAGTGAATGGTAAAATAAAGTCTATTATAGTAAATGGTGACGAAATTAAATGTGATAATTTAATTCTTGCTATAGGGCATTCAGCAAGGGATACTTATGAAATGCTATTTAATAAAGGTGTACAAATGAATACGAAACCTTTTGCTATAGGGGTTAGAGTTGAGCATCCTCAATCAATGATAAATGAGAGTCAATATGGAGAAATCTATGCAAATCATCCAAGACTTAAAGCAGCAGAGTATAAGTTAACATATAAGACTAAAGATAATAGAGGTGTTTATTCATTTTGTATGTGTCCGGGAGGAGTAGTGGTGGCAGCTTCCTCTGAAGAAGAACGATTAGTTGTAAATGGAATGAGTTATCATGCTAGAGATAAGGAAAATGCGAATTCTGCTGTAGTAGTTACAGTTAGTGAAAAAGACTTTGGAAGTCACCCATTAGATGGAATGAAATTTCAAAGACATTATGAATCACTAGCATTCAAACTTGGAGGCGGTAATTATGATGCACCTATTCAAACTATAGGAGATTTTATTGATGATAGAGTTAGCGAAAAGTTAGGTGAAGTGCATCCATCTATAACAACTGGATTTAAGTTTAAACCATTAAAAGATGCATTGCCTAATTACGTTGTTGGATCTATTAAAGAGGCTATGACTGATTTTGATAAAAAAATAAGAGGATATGGAAGAAAAGATGCCATATTTACAGGAATAGAAACTAGAACATCTGCACCACTTAGAATAGAAAGAAATGAATTGTTGCAAAGTAAAAATGTACAAGGAATATATCCTTGTGGAGAAGGAGCTGGATATGCTGGAGGAATTATGTCTGCAGCGGTAGATGGAATAAAGTGTGCGGAATCTATTATGAAAGAATATAAGGCTAGATAG
- the rfbC gene encoding dTDP-4-dehydrorhamnose 3,5-epimerase, producing MGKFNFIETEIKDVYIIEPTVFGDNRGYFMETYNYEEFAAAGLDMKFVQDNQSKSKKGVLRGLHLQTEHTQGKLVRVIKGEVYDVAVDLRKDSPTYGKYVGVVLSEENKKQFYIPEGFAHGFVVLSEEAEFTYKCTDFYHPEFEMGIIWNDPDVAVEWPLEGIDEVLLSEKDKKWPLFKDSKIEF from the coding sequence ATGGGAAAATTTAATTTTATAGAAACTGAAATTAAAGATGTTTATATAATCGAGCCTACAGTATTCGGTGATAACAGAGGATACTTTATGGAAACTTATAATTATGAAGAGTTTGCAGCGGCAGGTCTTGATATGAAGTTTGTTCAAGACAATCAATCAAAGTCTAAAAAGGGTGTTTTAAGAGGATTACATCTTCAAACTGAACATACTCAAGGTAAACTTGTAAGAGTTATTAAAGGTGAAGTTTACGATGTAGCAGTAGACTTAAGAAAAGATTCTCCAACATACGGTAAATATGTAGGGGTTGTATTAAGCGAAGAAAATAAAAAGCAATTCTATATTCCAGAAGGATTTGCTCATGGGTTTGTAGTATTGTCTGAAGAAGCAGAATTTACTTATAAATGTACAGATTTCTATCATCCAGAATTCGAAATGGGTATAATTTGGAATGATCCAGATGTAGCAGTAGAATGGCCATTAGAAGGAATTGATGAAGTATTATTATCAGAAAAAGATAAAAAGTGGCCTTTGTTTAAAGATAGTAAAATAGAGTTTTAA
- the rfbB gene encoding dTDP-glucose 4,6-dehydratase has translation MKTYLVTGGAGFIGSNFVLYMLKKYDDVRIVNIDKLTYAGNLENLKDVENNPNHIFRQVDICDAEAVEALFEEFTIDYVVNFAAESHVDRSIKEPEIFAKTNVLGTVTLLNAAKKAWETENGWKEGVKYLQVSTDEVYGSLGETGYFMETTPLDPNSPYSSSKAGGDLMVKAYGETYKMPINITRCSNNYGPYQFPEKLIPLVINNCLNKKPLPIYGDGLNVRDWLYVEDHCKAIDMVIRNGRLGEVYNVGGHNERTNIHIVKTIIEYVHDNVDESVNETLMTFVEDRKGHDRRYGIDPTKIKDELGWYPETPYEEGIKLTIKWYLDNMDWMKNVTSGEYQNYYNKMYSNK, from the coding sequence ATGAAGACTTATTTAGTAACTGGAGGAGCTGGATTTATAGGCTCAAATTTTGTACTTTACATGTTAAAAAAATATGATGATGTTAGAATAGTAAACATTGATAAATTAACTTATGCAGGTAATTTAGAAAATTTAAAAGATGTTGAAAATAATCCAAATCACATATTCAGACAAGTGGATATCTGTGATGCAGAAGCTGTAGAAGCTTTATTTGAAGAATTTACAATTGATTATGTTGTAAACTTTGCAGCAGAATCACATGTTGATAGAAGTATAAAGGAACCAGAAATTTTCGCTAAGACAAATGTACTTGGAACTGTTACTTTATTAAATGCAGCTAAGAAAGCTTGGGAAACAGAAAATGGATGGAAAGAAGGAGTTAAATACCTTCAAGTATCAACTGATGAAGTTTATGGTTCATTAGGAGAAACAGGATACTTTATGGAAACTACTCCACTTGATCCAAACTCACCATATTCATCATCAAAAGCTGGTGGAGATTTAATGGTTAAGGCATATGGAGAAACTTATAAGATGCCAATAAACATTACAAGATGTTCAAATAACTATGGACCATATCAATTTCCAGAAAAGCTTATACCATTAGTTATCAATAACTGTTTAAATAAGAAGCCGCTTCCTATATATGGAGATGGATTAAACGTAAGAGACTGGTTATATGTTGAAGATCACTGTAAAGCTATCGATATGGTTATAAGAAACGGTAGATTAGGAGAAGTTTACAATGTTGGTGGACACAATGAAAGAACAAACATTCATATAGTTAAGACTATAATTGAATATGTTCATGATAATGTAGATGAATCAGTAAATGAAACTTTAATGACTTTTGTAGAAGATAGAAAAGGTCACGATAGAAGATATGGTATAGATCCAACTAAAATAAAAGATGAATTAGGATGGTATCCAGAAACTCCATATGAAGAAGGAATAAAGCTTACAATTAAGTGGTATTTAGATAATATGGATTGGATGAAAAATGTTACTTCAGGAGAATATCAAAACTATTACAATAAGATGTATAGTAATAAATAA
- the buk gene encoding butyrate kinase: MRKLLIINPGSTSTKIGVFEDEKEILDETLRHSSEEIGKYATVVDQKDFRKEVILDVLKTKGIDIKGFDAIVGRGGLLKPIEGGTYAVNEEMLNDIKKAERGEHASNLGAMIADEIAKEIGAKSFIVDPVVVDELSDVARISGVPELPRTSIFHALNQKAVGKRYAKERNKSYEDCNIIVVHMGGGVSVGAHTGGKIVDVNNALDGDGAFSPERSGGVPAGALIKMCFSGKYTEAEVKKKITGQGGLVAYLDTNDMRDVLKASAEGDEKSKLIYDAFIYQVSKDIGAMATVLKGKVEAIVLTGGIAYSDVVVNSIKERVSFIAPLVVYGGEDEMLALAQGALRVLNGEEQAKEYK; encoded by the coding sequence ATGAGAAAGTTATTAATAATAAATCCGGGATCAACTTCAACTAAAATAGGAGTTTTTGAAGATGAGAAAGAAATATTAGATGAAACATTAAGACATTCATCAGAAGAAATTGGTAAATATGCTACTGTTGTTGATCAAAAGGATTTTAGAAAAGAAGTTATTCTTGATGTTTTAAAAACAAAGGGTATAGATATAAAAGGTTTTGATGCTATCGTTGGTAGAGGAGGACTTTTAAAACCTATAGAAGGTGGAACTTACGCAGTAAACGAAGAAATGTTAAATGATATAAAGAAGGCTGAAAGAGGAGAACATGCATCGAATTTAGGTGCTATGATAGCTGATGAAATAGCAAAAGAAATTGGGGCTAAGTCATTTATAGTTGATCCAGTTGTTGTAGATGAATTAAGTGATGTTGCAAGAATTTCTGGTGTACCTGAATTACCAAGAACGTCAATATTCCATGCTTTAAATCAAAAAGCTGTTGGTAAAAGATATGCAAAGGAAAGAAATAAATCATATGAAGATTGCAACATAATAGTTGTTCATATGGGTGGAGGAGTTTCAGTAGGAGCACATACTGGCGGAAAAATAGTTGATGTAAATAATGCGTTAGATGGAGATGGAGCATTTTCGCCAGAAAGAAGTGGAGGAGTACCAGCAGGTGCTTTGATTAAGATGTGTTTTTCAGGAAAATATACAGAGGCAGAAGTAAAGAAGAAAATAACAGGTCAAGGTGGACTTGTAGCATATCTTGATACAAATGATATGAGAGATGTGTTGAAGGCCTCTGCTGAAGGTGATGAGAAATCAAAATTAATATATGACGCATTTATATATCAAGTATCTAAAGATATTGGAGCGATGGCTACAGTATTAAAAGGAAAGGTTGAAGCTATCGTTTTAACAGGTGGAATAGCATATTCAGATGTAGTTGTTAATTCAATTAAAGAAAGAGTGTCCTTTATTGCACCACTAGTAGTTTATGGTGGCGAAGATGAGATGTTAGCTTTAGCTCAAGGTGCACTTAGAGTGTTAAATGGTGAAGAGCAAGCAAAAGAGTATAAATAA